A region of Larimichthys crocea isolate SSNF chromosome X, L_crocea_2.0, whole genome shotgun sequence DNA encodes the following proteins:
- the nthl1 gene encoding endonuclease III-like protein 1 isoform X1, translated as MKLLVNWQKRQQMLALRSLLTRSGSQNTACTPAASLRSKLTDRRRAVDPASSAAVKVEEEEARISEQKPSPASLSTGCCPERLPDSTVHPKTETNAQPLSSHSRRRRQLKVEYDKDKGVAPVKTEHWEPLDWNKQLGYIREMRSSRDAPVDKMGAEKCYNPEAPAHVRRFQVLVSLMLSSQTKDQVTAAAMQKLRAHGCTVENILATDDETLGKLIYPVGFWKTKVKYLKLTSAMLQKEFGGDIPDSVVGLVRLPGVGPKMAHLAMDIAWDQVSGIGVDTHVHRISNRLGWLRKPTKNPEETRKALEEWLPRDLWSEINWLLVGFGQQVCLPVNPLCSVCLNQHSCPSAHKNSPTKRPKAGSPHSPSPTSSFKTKTEPEQEPAFKYERTKTEPLNTPVSPTTQRRRLKSKVNN; from the exons ATGAAACTACTTGTAAATTGGCAAAAGAGACAGCAAATGTTGGCGTTAAG GTCTCTCCTCACTCGGAGTGGCAGTCAAAACACTGCCTGCACACCTGCAGCCTCTCTCCGGTCCAAACTTACCGACAGACGGAGGGCTGTGGATCCAGCTTCCTCTGCGGCGGtcaaagtggaggaggaggaggcgaggatcTCGGAGCAAAAACCCTCGCCGGCCTCCTTATCAACGG GTTGTTGCCCTGAGCGCCTCCCCGACAGCACAGTGCatccaaaaacagaaacaaatgctCAGCCGCTATCTTCACACAGCCGCAGGAGGAGACAGCTGAAAGTGGAATATGACAAGGATAAAGGCGTTGCACCGGTGAAGACTGAGCACTGGGAACCTCTGGACTGGAACAAGCAACTGGGATACATTCGTGAGATGAGAAGCAGCCGTGATGCACCTGTAGATAAAATGGGAGCAGAGAAATGCTACAATCCAGAGGCCCCTGCACAT GTGAGGCGTTTCCAGGTGTTGGTTTCGCTCATGCTCTCCAGTCAGACCAAAGACCAGGTGACAGCGGCAGCCATGCAGAAGCTCCGAGCTCACGGCTGCACTGTAGAAAATATACTCGCTACTGATGATGAAACACTGGGAAAACTCATCTACCCCGTCGGCTTCTGGAAG ACCAAGGTGAAGTATTTGAAGCTGACATCAGCCATGCTGCAGAAAGAGTTTGGCGGGGACATCCCAGACAGTGTGGTGGGGCTCGTCCGCCTGCCAGGAGTTGGACCAAAGATGGCTCACTTGGCTATGGACATTGCCTGGGACCAAGTGTCTGGCATTG GTGTGGACACACATGTGCATCGTATCTCTAATAGGCTGGGCTGGCTCAGGAAACCAACCAAGAACCCGGAGGAAACACGCAAAGCCCTGGAGGAATGGTTGCCAAG GGACCTGTGGAGTGAGATCAACTGGTTGCTCGTGGGGTTCGGACAGCAGGTTTGTCTACCGGTCAaccctctgtgctctgtgtgtctgaacCAGCACAGCTGTCCATCTGCCCACAAGAACTCTCCTACAAAGAGGCCTAAAGCTGGATCCCCACACTCACCGAGTCCGACCtcttcctttaaaacaaaaactgaacctGAACAGGAACCTGCTTTTAAATACGAGAGGACAAAGACGGAGCCGCTGAACACACCTGTTTCCCCGaccacacagaggaggaggctaAAAAGCAAAGTTAATAACTGA
- the nthl1 gene encoding endonuclease III-like protein 1 isoform X2: MSLLTRSGSQNTACTPAASLRSKLTDRRRAVDPASSAAVKVEEEEARISEQKPSPASLSTGCCPERLPDSTVHPKTETNAQPLSSHSRRRRQLKVEYDKDKGVAPVKTEHWEPLDWNKQLGYIREMRSSRDAPVDKMGAEKCYNPEAPAHVRRFQVLVSLMLSSQTKDQVTAAAMQKLRAHGCTVENILATDDETLGKLIYPVGFWKTKVKYLKLTSAMLQKEFGGDIPDSVVGLVRLPGVGPKMAHLAMDIAWDQVSGIGVDTHVHRISNRLGWLRKPTKNPEETRKALEEWLPRDLWSEINWLLVGFGQQVCLPVNPLCSVCLNQHSCPSAHKNSPTKRPKAGSPHSPSPTSSFKTKTEPEQEPAFKYERTKTEPLNTPVSPTTQRRRLKSKVNN; encoded by the exons AT GTCTCTCCTCACTCGGAGTGGCAGTCAAAACACTGCCTGCACACCTGCAGCCTCTCTCCGGTCCAAACTTACCGACAGACGGAGGGCTGTGGATCCAGCTTCCTCTGCGGCGGtcaaagtggaggaggaggaggcgaggatcTCGGAGCAAAAACCCTCGCCGGCCTCCTTATCAACGG GTTGTTGCCCTGAGCGCCTCCCCGACAGCACAGTGCatccaaaaacagaaacaaatgctCAGCCGCTATCTTCACACAGCCGCAGGAGGAGACAGCTGAAAGTGGAATATGACAAGGATAAAGGCGTTGCACCGGTGAAGACTGAGCACTGGGAACCTCTGGACTGGAACAAGCAACTGGGATACATTCGTGAGATGAGAAGCAGCCGTGATGCACCTGTAGATAAAATGGGAGCAGAGAAATGCTACAATCCAGAGGCCCCTGCACAT GTGAGGCGTTTCCAGGTGTTGGTTTCGCTCATGCTCTCCAGTCAGACCAAAGACCAGGTGACAGCGGCAGCCATGCAGAAGCTCCGAGCTCACGGCTGCACTGTAGAAAATATACTCGCTACTGATGATGAAACACTGGGAAAACTCATCTACCCCGTCGGCTTCTGGAAG ACCAAGGTGAAGTATTTGAAGCTGACATCAGCCATGCTGCAGAAAGAGTTTGGCGGGGACATCCCAGACAGTGTGGTGGGGCTCGTCCGCCTGCCAGGAGTTGGACCAAAGATGGCTCACTTGGCTATGGACATTGCCTGGGACCAAGTGTCTGGCATTG GTGTGGACACACATGTGCATCGTATCTCTAATAGGCTGGGCTGGCTCAGGAAACCAACCAAGAACCCGGAGGAAACACGCAAAGCCCTGGAGGAATGGTTGCCAAG GGACCTGTGGAGTGAGATCAACTGGTTGCTCGTGGGGTTCGGACAGCAGGTTTGTCTACCGGTCAaccctctgtgctctgtgtgtctgaacCAGCACAGCTGTCCATCTGCCCACAAGAACTCTCCTACAAAGAGGCCTAAAGCTGGATCCCCACACTCACCGAGTCCGACCtcttcctttaaaacaaaaactgaacctGAACAGGAACCTGCTTTTAAATACGAGAGGACAAAGACGGAGCCGCTGAACACACCTGTTTCCCCGaccacacagaggaggaggctaAAAAGCAAAGTTAATAACTGA